One part of the Glycine soja cultivar W05 chromosome 11, ASM419377v2, whole genome shotgun sequence genome encodes these proteins:
- the LOC114373012 gene encoding uncharacterized protein LOC114373012 — MDRSWMNASRITEKYENGVEEFLKFAQSNAQPMWGKYFCPCVKCGNGRRQTVDDIRTHLICEGIVLSYTKWIWHGESLDTAYMSQAEDATADIANPIEEMIRDLGQEGFEQAHAPLYDNIEIDSKMPLYSGCTSFTKLSVVLALVNLKARFGWSDKSFSELLLLLKNILPADNVLPKNHYEAKKILCPVGMQYEKIHACCNDCILYRDEFAELDYCPVCGVSRYRPTNEDSSVLVSAANRRPTKVCWYLPIIPRFKRLFANGEDAKNLIWHANTRKSDGLLRHPADSLQWKAIDRLYPDFGADPRNLRLGLATDGMNPFGTLSTNHSSWPILLFIYNLPPWLCMKRKYVMLSMMIAGPRQPGNDIDVYLRPLIDDLRKLWDEGVDVWDANLQHAFKLRAMVFCTINDFPAYGNFSGYSVKGHHACPICEQNISFRQLKHGKKTVYTRHRRFLK, encoded by the coding sequence atggatcgaagttggatgaacgcATCACGTATAACTGAAAAGTACGAGAATGGTGTTGAAGAGTTCTTGAAGTTTGCTCAGAGTAATGCACAACCTATGTggggaaaatatttttgtccatgTGTCAAGTGTGGAAATGGGAGGCGCCAAACTGTTGATGACATAAGAACTCATCTTATTTGTGAGGGAATTGTTCTTAGCTACACcaagtggatatggcatggggaaTCCCTTGATACAGCTTACATGTCACAGGCTGAGGACGCTACTGCAGACATTGCAAATCCTATAGAAGAAATGATTCGCGATCTTGGGCAAGAGGGGTTTGAACAGgcacatgcacccttgtatgaCAACATAGAAATTGATTCAAAAATGCCTTTGTATTCTGGCTGCACATCTTTCACAAAGTTGTCTGTTGTGTTAGCTCTGGTTAACTTGAAGGCTcgatttgggtggagtgacaagagTTTTAGTgagttgctgttgttgttgaaaaACATTCTTCCTGCTGATAACGTCTTGCCAAAGAATCACTACGAAGCAAAGAAGATTTTATGTCCAGTTGGGATGCAGTACGAAAAAATCCATGCATGTTGTAATGACTGCATTTTGTACAGAGATGAATTTGCTGAACTAGATTACTGCCCTGTGTGCGGGGTTTCAAGGTACAGACCGACCAATGAAGATTCTAGTGTACTAGTATCTGCCGCCAACCGCCGTCCAACAAAGGTGTGTTGGTATCTcccaataataccaaggtttaagcggTTGTTTGCTAATGGGGAAGATGCAAAAAACCTTATATGGCATGCAAATACCAGAAAATCAGATGGATTGCTGCGACATCCTGCAGATAGTCTGCAATGGAAGGCAATTGATCGTCTGTATCCTGACTTTGGGGCCGATCCTAGAAATTTAAGGCTTGGTCTTGCAACGGATGGAATGAACCCATTTGGAACCTTAAGTACTAACCATAGCTCGTGGCCCATTTTGCTGTTCATTTATAATCTCCCTccgtggttgtgcatgaagcgaaagtaTGTTATGCTGAGTATGATGATAGCTGGTCCAAGACAACCAGGTAATGATATTGACGTATATCTAAGGCCTTTAATTGACGATTTGCGGAAATTGTGGGATGAAGGGGTTGATGTATGGGATGCAAATTTGCAGCATGCTTTCAAGTTGCGTGCAATGGTTTTTTGTACCATAAATGACTTTCCAGCCTACGGAAATTTTAGTGGATATAGTGTCAAAGGACATCACGCATGTCCTATATGTGAGCAGAATATAAGTTTCCGCCAACTtaaacatggaaagaagactGTCTATACTAGGCATCGAAGATTTCTCAAATAG
- the LOC114373013 gene encoding uncharacterized protein LOC114373013, with the protein MADNFIEELSHKQIQPNVEDKWSWKTNQSGYYSTKSGYDLICGEHMAAEQNSDFVNLWKLKIPAKAQVFAWRCIRDRLPTKMNLTRRQVVVNDFMCPLCGEVEEEAAHLFFNCRNILPIWWESLSSMGLSTAVPQSPRDHYLQHVPEFADRKKLISWRCWWIAMTWPTWKLRNRIVFQNAIFDGRKLMEDPILTLWKWLKTMDKDFAIHFNQWSSDLKEAFRN; encoded by the coding sequence ATGGCAGATAATTTTATTGAGGAATTATCACACAAGCAGATACAACCAAATGTGGAGGACAAATGGAGTTGGAAGACAAATCAAAGTGGATATTATTCAACAAAAAGTGGTTATGATTTGATATGTGGAGAACATATGGCAGCTGAGCAGAATTCAGACTTCGTGAACTTATGGAAGCTTAAAATTCCAGCTAAAGCACAAGTGTTTGCTTGGAGATGTATAAGGGACAGACTTCCGACAAAGATGAATCTAACAAGGCGACAAGTGGTGGTCAATGACTTCATGTGCCCACTATGTGGAGAGGTAGAGGAGGAGGCTGCTCACCTATTCTTTAACTGCCGCAATATCCTACCCATATGGTGGGAGTCTTTATCTTCGATGGGCTTATCAACAGCAGTACCCCAAAGTCCTAGGGATCACTACTTGCAGCATGTGCCCGAATTTGCAGATAGAAAGAAACTTATAAGTTGGAGGTGTTGGTGGATTGCAATGACATGGCCAACTTGGAAGCTTAGAAACAGAATAGTATTCCAAAATGCCATTTTTGATGGAAGAAAATTGATGGAAGATCCAATCTTAACTCTTTGGAAATGGCTTAAAACCATGGACAAGGACTTTGCAATTCACTTCAATCAATGGTCTTCTGACCTGAAGGAAGCGTTTAGGAATTAG